In the genome of Paenibacillus pabuli, one region contains:
- a CDS encoding MFS transporter produces the protein MSNRRTNRLRAPTMSAAAESISPLPIIPNDKEYNLNRWLCVTALFMASLNLRPVVSSIAPVLGSIQHDLGLSGAVSSLLVSIPVLCMGILAPFSVKLSEKLGIEQVITFSLTLIGGSTLLRLFIHSASLLFFTTLLSGIGIAMMGPLLSGFIKKHMADRALSMIAIYSMALALGAALGSSLTSPVQWGLHSWQMSLSFWVIPVILALPLWFNVLKRQPSSSKLNSTVSYRKSLELPWQKGKAWILAVQFGMLSLVFYSLLGWLPLILIGAGASKLHAGLMVTLFALIQIPSGTVVQQLLRRWPSRRNWLIVSSMMQAAGLLLIFFSTYLWLAVFICGLGSGMLFALLNLLPVELTTSPEEAASWAAMTQCIGFLIGASGPFLTGYLHDRMGHFNAGILIMVFISIAMGILSLTMMSKENSLILSK, from the coding sequence ATGAGCAACCGTAGAACTAACCGGCTTAGAGCACCAACGATGAGCGCAGCAGCTGAGAGTATATCTCCCCTACCAATCATACCGAATGACAAAGAGTACAATTTGAATCGTTGGCTATGCGTTACCGCACTTTTTATGGCATCACTAAACCTGAGACCCGTTGTTTCATCTATTGCACCTGTCTTGGGAAGCATTCAACATGACCTTGGCCTAAGCGGGGCTGTATCCAGCTTGCTCGTTTCTATTCCGGTGTTATGTATGGGAATACTTGCTCCGTTCTCAGTAAAATTGAGTGAAAAACTGGGGATTGAACAGGTCATCACCTTCTCCTTGACGCTGATCGGAGGCAGCACACTTTTACGCCTGTTTATCCATTCCGCTTCATTGTTATTTTTCACTACCTTGTTATCCGGCATAGGTATTGCGATGATGGGACCTTTGTTATCCGGCTTTATTAAAAAGCACATGGCTGACAGAGCACTCTCCATGATTGCAATCTATTCTATGGCTCTAGCATTGGGTGCGGCACTTGGTTCAAGCCTTACTTCACCCGTGCAGTGGGGGCTTCATTCATGGCAAATGTCATTATCGTTCTGGGTGATACCTGTCATTCTCGCTTTGCCGCTATGGTTTAATGTACTGAAGCGACAGCCTTCTAGCTCTAAACTGAACTCAACCGTTTCATACAGAAAATCGTTAGAACTACCTTGGCAAAAGGGAAAAGCATGGATTCTAGCTGTGCAATTCGGAATGTTATCGCTTGTATTTTATTCGCTTTTAGGTTGGCTTCCCTTAATCCTTATTGGAGCAGGTGCATCCAAACTTCATGCCGGGCTTATGGTTACCTTGTTCGCATTGATACAAATTCCGAGTGGTACCGTTGTGCAGCAGCTTCTTAGGAGGTGGCCATCAAGACGAAACTGGCTCATCGTATCCTCCATGATGCAAGCTGCTGGTCTGTTGCTTATTTTCTTTTCCACTTATTTATGGCTTGCTGTGTTCATTTGTGGTTTGGGATCGGGCATGCTGTTTGCACTACTCAACTTGCTTCCGGTTGAACTGACTACTTCGCCTGAAGAGGCGGCCTCATGGGCGGCTATGACGCAGTGCATAGGCTTTCTGATTGGAGCGTCCGGGCCATTCTTGACTGGTTATTTGCATGATCGTATGGGTCATTTTAATGCAGGAATTTTG
- a CDS encoding PLP-dependent aminotransferase family protein, whose protein sequence is MQSGRNETKTRQVYSWIRDRIMQGSYRAGTSLPSTRELAKELGVSRALIVEVYEQLTAEGFLEGKQGSGTFVRDIGASRPLHVQSEEFIDRHESVPPACENHLSCIDFRPSFPALEHVPLQKWKRVALDVYHDLPPSMLGYPEDMAGDIELRQAICEHLLHIKGLHCQPSQIIITAGATQAFSILGKLLLTPGELIAMEDPTATFIHNLFAETSARIIPVPVDADGLCVEQLPTDVKPKCIFVTPSHQFPFGSILSISRRLQLLEYARSTGAYIIEDDYDSEFRYGGMPVHALRELDAERVIYVGTFSKNMFPALRLGYIVAPQELVESIVQLKRTTDMQCPVLSQITLARFMKEGHLKRHILRMKRIYHKRRTHLIHELTDTFGEKVQISGDAAGLHLIATWPGRNADLLTAMELEEHRIKIYPAERYTIRKNQYNDSLIMGFGNVNEAQISEGIQALARFI, encoded by the coding sequence ATGCAATCCGGACGGAATGAAACGAAAACCAGACAGGTATACTCGTGGATTAGAGACCGAATTATGCAAGGCAGTTACAGGGCAGGAACCTCTCTTCCCTCCACCCGGGAACTTGCTAAAGAACTTGGGGTCTCACGCGCCCTTATTGTGGAGGTATATGAGCAGTTAACAGCTGAAGGATTTTTGGAAGGTAAACAAGGCTCGGGAACCTTTGTAAGAGATATAGGTGCAAGCAGACCGCTGCATGTACAATCCGAAGAATTTATTGACAGACATGAGAGTGTCCCCCCAGCTTGCGAGAATCATTTATCCTGTATTGATTTTCGTCCCAGCTTTCCTGCGCTCGAGCATGTCCCCCTACAGAAGTGGAAAAGAGTTGCACTGGATGTGTATCATGATCTTCCTCCTTCTATGCTTGGATACCCGGAGGATATGGCTGGCGATATTGAGCTTCGACAAGCCATTTGTGAGCATCTTTTGCATATCAAAGGCCTTCACTGTCAGCCATCGCAAATTATTATTACGGCTGGCGCAACCCAGGCTTTTTCGATACTCGGCAAGCTTTTATTAACGCCTGGTGAACTGATTGCCATGGAAGACCCAACGGCAACATTTATTCATAATCTTTTCGCTGAAACGAGTGCCAGGATTATACCTGTGCCCGTCGATGCCGATGGTTTATGTGTAGAGCAGCTGCCAACCGATGTAAAGCCCAAATGCATCTTTGTAACACCTTCTCATCAATTTCCATTTGGGAGCATTCTGTCGATCAGCAGGCGCCTCCAATTACTTGAATACGCTCGAAGCACAGGTGCCTACATTATAGAGGATGATTATGACAGCGAGTTCCGTTATGGAGGAATGCCTGTTCATGCCTTGCGAGAGCTTGATGCAGAGCGGGTAATCTACGTAGGAACGTTTAGTAAAAACATGTTCCCTGCACTAAGGCTCGGTTATATTGTGGCCCCGCAAGAGTTGGTAGAATCGATTGTGCAGCTCAAACGTACGACCGATATGCAGTGTCCTGTCTTATCGCAAATCACATTGGCCCGATTTATGAAGGAAGGGCATCTGAAACGTCATATTTTGCGAATGAAACGAATTTATCATAAACGAAGAACTCACCTGATTCATGAGTTGACGGATACGTTCGGAGAAAAGGTTCAAATATCGGGTGATGCTGCGGGTTTGCATCTGATTGCAACTTGGCCAGGACGAAACGCCGATCTTTTGACTGCAATGGAGCTTGAGGAGCATCGTATCAAAATCTACCCGGCCGAGCGATACACGATTCGCAAGAATCAGTACAATGACAGCCTTATCATGGGGTTTGGCAATGTGAACGAGGCTCAGATTTCCGAAGGAATTCAAGCTCTTGCGCGATTTATATAA
- a CDS encoding NUDIX hydrolase: MNRVYTVYSLITDANDSHLLMVQNTGSETWTLPGGKVEPHETLEAAAIREVCEETGLHVQLRGVVAINEYMKKDCSEHGICVTFRACILSGVEVISRPDEIRQIAWIPLEAADALMPFYEESLQEIVRKNVQVSYFDEGVI, from the coding sequence ATGAACAGAGTATACACCGTCTATTCATTGATTACCGATGCGAATGATTCACATCTATTAATGGTTCAAAATACAGGTTCAGAGACATGGACTCTTCCGGGTGGTAAAGTTGAACCTCATGAAACGTTAGAAGCCGCTGCCATTCGTGAAGTGTGTGAAGAAACAGGTTTACATGTACAGCTCCGAGGAGTCGTAGCTATTAATGAGTATATGAAGAAGGATTGTTCGGAACATGGCATATGTGTAACTTTTAGAGCATGTATATTGAGTGGAGTTGAAGTCATTTCAAGACCTGATGAGATCAGACAAATAGCCTGGATTCCTCTTGAAGCAGCGGATGCGCTGATGCCATTTTATGAGGAAAGTCTGCAAGAAATCGTCCGAAAAAATGTGCAGGTATCCTATTTCGATGAAGGAGTCATCTGA
- a CDS encoding DMT family transporter, whose protein sequence is MIFGLIAALCFGLSDFVVTQATRKLQTLPALLGIQLIASLLLGGYVLTQSPHIDQNPMVWVGIAGISVVNFAGTLLLYRAFEKGTLSIVSPIGSGFAVVTAILAFIGGERLPINSIIGVLLLVIGVLTVTRSSKSIGQQVTLSGIPEAIIASICIGFYFWAIGYITPHLGVILPVLVTRIIQFFCAFILVRVKKIQLPRINLSTGLILVAAALLDSGALLSFNMGQTVDYTTSTTALTSLYSVVTILMAGWILKEKLTKSQWAGIAIILLGVIIVST, encoded by the coding sequence ATGATATTTGGCCTGATTGCAGCACTTTGTTTTGGTCTATCGGACTTTGTGGTTACCCAGGCGACTAGAAAGCTTCAAACTTTGCCTGCCTTGTTGGGGATTCAGCTCATTGCCTCACTTTTGCTTGGAGGGTATGTACTTACGCAATCACCTCATATTGACCAAAACCCAATGGTATGGGTTGGAATAGCCGGCATCAGTGTAGTCAACTTTGCAGGTACATTATTGTTATATCGAGCTTTTGAAAAGGGGACCCTCTCCATCGTTTCTCCAATCGGCTCGGGATTTGCAGTGGTGACTGCTATTCTCGCTTTTATTGGCGGTGAGCGGTTGCCGATCAATTCGATTATCGGTGTCCTGCTGCTGGTTATTGGTGTGTTGACGGTTACAAGATCAAGCAAAAGCATCGGACAACAAGTGACGTTATCGGGCATACCCGAGGCCATTATCGCCTCAATCTGCATCGGTTTTTATTTTTGGGCGATCGGATACATTACTCCTCATCTGGGTGTAATTCTTCCTGTACTCGTCACACGGATCATACAGTTTTTTTGTGCGTTTATACTTGTACGGGTTAAAAAAATTCAACTCCCACGCATAAACCTGTCTACCGGTTTGATTCTCGTTGCAGCTGCACTGCTGGATTCAGGAGCTTTGCTCTCTTTTAATATGGGACAAACCGTTGATTATACCACAAGCACAACTGCCCTTACTTCATTATATAGTGTCGTTACTATACTTATGGCTGGCTGGATTTTGAAAGAAAAACTGACGAAGAGTCAATGGGCGGGCATTGCCATTATTCTTCTCGGGGTCATTATCGTAAGCACCTAG
- a CDS encoding class I SAM-dependent methyltransferase, with product MPINFHEENNRMTYTTRNADESWVSLIQNNVEVIGKQVVDIGCGGGIYTKAFANMGASHITGVDFSLEMIKGATQNCINYDNVEFVHGDAYDTKLHKTEYDIILERALIHHLDDLNKCFKEANRILKNNGILIVQDRTPKDCLMPGNESHLRGYFFEKYPNLVHKEIARRYDSLKVRNALEANGFRLFSESQIWEKRRIYNDVEAIRQDLQGRTGRSILHELTDNELKELVFYIESKMDESYFPIVEKDSWTVWVAIKIC from the coding sequence ATGCCTATTAACTTTCACGAAGAAAACAACAGAATGACCTATACAACTAGGAATGCTGATGAATCATGGGTTTCTTTAATCCAAAATAATGTTGAAGTTATTGGTAAACAAGTTGTTGATATCGGTTGCGGCGGAGGCATTTATACAAAGGCCTTTGCAAATATGGGGGCATCACACATTACAGGTGTGGACTTTTCTTTGGAAATGATAAAGGGAGCTACTCAGAACTGTATAAATTACGACAATGTTGAGTTTGTACATGGTGATGCTTATGATACGAAACTGCATAAAACTGAATACGATATTATTTTAGAGAGAGCACTAATACACCATCTAGATGATCTGAATAAGTGTTTCAAGGAAGCGAATCGCATATTAAAGAATAACGGCATCTTAATAGTTCAAGATCGAACACCCAAAGATTGCTTGATGCCAGGAAACGAAAGCCATCTAAGAGGATATTTTTTTGAAAAATACCCTAATTTAGTTCATAAAGAAATAGCGCGCCGCTATGATTCTTTAAAGGTAAGAAATGCACTTGAAGCTAATGGGTTTAGATTGTTTAGCGAAAGTCAAATTTGGGAAAAAAGACGTATCTACAATGATGTAGAAGCAATACGACAAGATCTTCAAGGAAGAACAGGTCGTTCAATCTTACACGAGTTAACGGATAATGAGCTTAAGGAACTCGTATTTTATATTGAAAGTAAAATGGATGAATCTTATTTTCCGATCGTTGAAAAAGACTCTTGGACGGTGTGGGTCGCTATCAAAATTTGCTGA
- a CDS encoding TetR/AcrR family transcriptional regulator, with protein MSPRTKEQNELIRLQRREQILDVAARSYFRTGGSFDIRDVAREAGLGYGTVYHYYPNRHLLIEDVLCSGFERCEQVISEWANISGSQPDDRQLLAYCKALLQLWQSDARAFLVYKMAAEHYAGLPEKDRYHAKSRFMERLYVPLQTITHCEDDSIDHMLAVLVGCCGLYYYAGHSDLDVDRIAHLAMQAITKEY; from the coding sequence ATGTCCCCCCGTACCAAAGAACAAAATGAGCTTATACGCTTACAGCGTAGAGAACAGATCTTGGATGTTGCTGCGCGCTCCTACTTTCGCACGGGAGGAAGCTTTGATATTCGTGACGTTGCCCGCGAGGCTGGGCTTGGTTATGGCACGGTGTACCATTATTACCCTAACCGGCATTTATTAATAGAAGATGTGTTGTGCAGCGGCTTTGAAAGATGCGAGCAAGTTATCTCAGAATGGGCAAACATTAGTGGTAGCCAACCAGATGATAGGCAGCTGTTGGCCTATTGCAAAGCGCTACTCCAGCTGTGGCAATCAGACGCCCGTGCATTTCTAGTCTATAAAATGGCAGCGGAACATTATGCAGGCCTGCCTGAGAAAGATCGCTACCACGCCAAGAGTCGATTTATGGAACGGCTGTACGTTCCTCTTCAAACGATTACCCACTGCGAAGACGATAGCATTGACCATATGCTTGCTGTGCTGGTCGGCTGCTGTGGACTGTACTATTATGCAGGCCATTCCGATCTTGACGTCGATCGAATTGCCCATCTCGCCATGCAGGCTATAACAAAGGAGTACTGA
- the map gene encoding type I methionyl aminopeptidase: protein MVILKSKYEIEAIRKACQVVAECHRTIAPLIKPGITTKEIDRIFEDIMLKHGAKAYQKGYKGYPYAICASPNDVIAHGFPSNKPLENGDIVTIDTVAELDGWLGDSAWSYAVGQISPTAENLMRVTKECLDLGIAQAQVGNRLGDVTSAIQRHAESHGFGVVRDLLAHGIGRDLHEEPTYMHVGKPGKGLRIKEGMVFTIEPMITEGTYFMTMDPDGWTARTMDNKLAAQYEHTIAITAEGPQILTVQ, encoded by the coding sequence ATGGTCATTTTAAAAAGCAAGTATGAAATTGAGGCAATTCGGAAGGCATGCCAAGTGGTGGCTGAATGCCATCGTACAATCGCGCCGCTTATTAAACCGGGGATTACCACCAAAGAGATTGATCGCATTTTTGAGGACATTATGTTGAAGCACGGCGCAAAGGCATACCAGAAAGGCTATAAGGGCTATCCATATGCAATCTGTGCCTCCCCCAACGATGTGATCGCGCATGGCTTTCCAAGCAATAAGCCACTTGAGAACGGCGATATCGTGACGATTGACACGGTCGCTGAGCTCGATGGCTGGCTCGGCGATTCGGCCTGGAGTTACGCAGTCGGTCAGATCTCGCCTACCGCCGAGAATTTGATGCGTGTCACAAAGGAATGTCTGGACCTCGGCATCGCTCAAGCACAAGTAGGCAATCGGCTCGGCGACGTGACAAGCGCGATTCAGCGGCATGCCGAGTCGCACGGCTTCGGCGTCGTGAGAGACCTTCTCGCCCATGGCATCGGCCGGGACCTGCACGAGGAGCCGACTTATATGCATGTCGGTAAACCAGGAAAAGGCCTCCGTATCAAGGAAGGTATGGTGTTCACCATTGAGCCCATGATCACCGAAGGCACTTACTTCATGACAATGGATCCGGACGGCTGGACTGCACGGACAATGGACAACAAGCTTGCCGCTCAATACGAGCATACGATCGCTATTACGGCTGAAGGTCCACAAATTTTGACGGTGCAATAG
- a CDS encoding MarR family winged helix-turn-helix transcriptional regulator, whose protein sequence is MTDAVDCDIRQSLDRISSQIRRNYSESLRELNLYVGQDNLLYRLWLGDGVTQMQLCEHLKCEPPTVTNMVKSLEHNGFIYRKRDVQDARVMRIYLTEKGKELEKPVDKKWREHQEKLLYSISEEDRLILRKLMQQMERNII, encoded by the coding sequence ATGACAGATGCAGTAGACTGTGACATTCGACAGTCTTTAGATCGGATTTCCTCCCAAATCCGTCGAAATTATAGTGAATCATTGAGGGAACTTAATCTTTATGTAGGGCAGGATAATTTGCTTTATCGTCTTTGGCTGGGTGACGGCGTAACACAGATGCAGCTATGTGAACACTTAAAATGTGAGCCTCCAACAGTAACAAATATGGTTAAATCACTGGAGCATAACGGATTTATATATCGCAAACGTGATGTACAAGATGCGCGAGTCATGCGTATTTATCTGACCGAAAAAGGAAAAGAATTAGAAAAACCAGTGGATAAAAAATGGAGGGAGCACCAAGAAAAATTGCTTTACTCCATTTCTGAGGAAGACCGTCTGATATTAAGAAAGCTAATGCAACAAATGGAGAGGAACATAATATGA
- a CDS encoding NADPH-dependent F420 reductase translates to MRFGIIGAGPIALSISKKLVNNNHDVKIADARDIERLKGKPINATPVTVEDVISNIDVLIISIPLHALPTIRSVVEKAADEVIVVDTSNYYPQMGVKIDEIENGMVESVWVTKQLDRSIIKAFNNLLAYTLEHEGTPEGSSHRIAAAIAGDDIQQKQTIMSIVSELGFDTVDSGNLNDSWRQQPGTPAYCTELTKEEITEALQKANKEQAPFLRDKVMDKLIAVSGGFSHKEIVNLNREMYNS, encoded by the coding sequence ATGAGATTCGGAATCATTGGCGCAGGCCCCATTGCTTTATCTATTTCAAAAAAGTTGGTAAATAATAACCATGACGTGAAAATTGCAGATGCTCGTGATATAGAACGATTGAAAGGGAAACCGATTAACGCTACACCTGTAACGGTAGAAGATGTAATTTCCAATATTGATGTTCTCATCATATCTATTCCTCTTCATGCACTACCTACTATTCGTAGTGTAGTTGAAAAAGCGGCGGATGAAGTTATTGTCGTCGACACTTCCAATTATTATCCTCAAATGGGAGTGAAAATTGATGAGATCGAGAACGGGATGGTTGAAAGTGTCTGGGTTACAAAACAATTAGACAGATCAATTATCAAAGCTTTTAACAATTTGTTAGCCTATACTTTAGAACATGAGGGTACACCGGAAGGTAGCAGTCATCGCATTGCGGCAGCTATTGCCGGTGATGACATTCAGCAAAAGCAAACAATTATGAGCATAGTCAGCGAATTAGGTTTCGATACGGTCGATAGTGGGAATTTAAATGATTCATGGAGACAGCAGCCAGGAACACCAGCATATTGCACAGAACTAACCAAAGAGGAAATAACTGAAGCACTTCAAAAGGCAAATAAAGAACAAGCCCCATTTCTGCGGGACAAAGTTATGGATAAGCTGATCGCGGTTTCTGGTGGATTTTCGCATAAAGAAATCGTGAATCTAAATAGAGAAATGTATAATTCCTAA
- the nfsA gene encoding oxygen-insensitive NADPH nitroreductase has protein sequence MNHTLELLHKHTSFRSYTSKPLAEEQVDAIFKAASQTSSFSLLQAVSIVRITDPILRKKVRKLCVDQPYIEEAAEFWIFCADFNRNHQIAPDVDIEYIEFLLIGSFDAGLMAQNALTAAESMGLGGVFIGAVRANIEELSDLLGLPTYVIPLVGLCIGSPTGNKPELKPRLPQSMVLLENQYQALDQDKLAIYDETMLKYYENRPIRAPFTVKKVTGWSDHIQDHLQRSILPQMMDYLNKQGFAKK, from the coding sequence ATGAATCACACACTTGAGTTGCTTCATAAGCATACATCATTTCGTTCGTACACATCGAAACCCCTGGCTGAGGAACAAGTCGATGCGATTTTTAAGGCCGCCAGTCAAACTTCATCGTTTAGTCTTTTGCAGGCCGTGTCCATTGTTCGTATCACTGATCCGATCCTACGAAAAAAGGTGAGAAAACTTTGTGTTGATCAACCTTATATTGAAGAGGCGGCAGAGTTTTGGATTTTTTGTGCCGATTTTAACCGTAACCATCAAATTGCTCCGGATGTAGATATCGAATATATTGAATTCCTCTTGATTGGTTCATTCGATGCCGGGCTCATGGCACAAAATGCATTAACTGCAGCTGAATCTATGGGACTAGGCGGTGTTTTTATTGGTGCGGTCAGAGCTAATATTGAGGAATTATCAGACTTGTTGGGCTTACCGACGTATGTGATTCCCTTGGTGGGATTATGCATAGGCAGTCCCACGGGAAATAAACCTGAACTGAAGCCTCGTCTGCCTCAATCTATGGTTTTACTTGAAAATCAGTATCAGGCACTCGATCAAGATAAATTAGCTATTTATGACGAAACCATGTTGAAATACTATGAGAATCGTCCGATAAGAGCTCCTTTCACAGTAAAGAAAGTAACAGGATGGAGTGATCACATTCAGGATCATCTACAAAGAAGTATCCTACCTCAAATGATGGACTATTTGAACAAACAAGGATTTGCAAAAAAATAA
- a CDS encoding NtaA/DmoA family FMN-dependent monooxygenase (This protein belongs to a clade of FMN-dependent monooxygenases, within a broader family of flavin-dependent oxidoreductases, the luciferase-like monooxygenase (LMM) family, some of whose members use coenzyme F420 rather than FMN.): MQKKNKKMQLALQMVSGYGAEFSAWRVPGTDPAAYTNIDGYVERAKIAEQGKFQMIFIADTPSLTVNLGPQTPAFPMDPTLALMAVARETEHIGLVATLSTTFNYPYNIARQFKALDVISQGRVGWNAVTTSEPSAAANFGAKVANRKERYDKAHESIQIVQALWGSWESDAWTLDVEGGQFADMDKIKPINLQGQYYASRGPLPIPPSEQGQPVIFQAGGGGEGLELAGRYASGVYANPYDIESAREQRQAIRESAVRYGRKPDDIKMFAGFMFSLASTEEEALTRRKQLMKFNPQEIPSRVSYLGSMIGLPLSVNSIDIDKALPADLLKNAYAQRVDPRSPKALKLLQQGLSIRDVLAHGVINYHPVVAGTPTQVADFLEEWFLAEACDGFSVVPDIAFDGVADFVEQVVPLLQERGLFHTEYEGKTLRENMGVPYEYGMRVLK; this comes from the coding sequence ATGCAAAAAAAAAATAAGAAGATGCAATTGGCTCTACAGATGGTTTCGGGATACGGCGCTGAGTTCAGCGCTTGGAGAGTGCCTGGCACTGACCCAGCAGCTTATACAAATATAGATGGTTATGTAGAACGGGCGAAGATAGCCGAACAGGGGAAGTTTCAAATGATTTTTATTGCCGATACTCCTTCACTAACTGTGAACTTAGGCCCTCAGACGCCTGCGTTTCCAATGGATCCAACGTTGGCACTAATGGCCGTAGCGCGAGAAACGGAACACATTGGTCTTGTTGCTACACTCTCCACGACATTCAACTATCCATACAACATCGCGCGTCAGTTCAAAGCACTGGATGTAATTAGTCAAGGACGTGTAGGGTGGAATGCGGTTACTACATCCGAGCCCTCAGCTGCTGCAAATTTTGGTGCAAAAGTTGCCAACCGTAAAGAGCGGTATGACAAAGCACACGAAAGTATACAAATTGTTCAGGCTTTGTGGGGGAGTTGGGAGTCCGATGCTTGGACACTTGATGTAGAAGGAGGACAATTCGCTGATATGGACAAAATCAAGCCAATAAACCTTCAAGGTCAATATTATGCATCTCGTGGACCTTTGCCAATTCCCCCTTCAGAACAAGGCCAACCTGTTATTTTCCAAGCGGGAGGAGGGGGTGAGGGATTAGAATTAGCTGGGAGATATGCTTCTGGCGTATACGCAAATCCATATGATATCGAATCAGCTCGTGAACAAAGACAAGCGATTCGGGAAAGTGCCGTTCGTTATGGCCGGAAACCTGATGATATCAAGATGTTTGCGGGTTTTATGTTTTCGCTGGCTTCAACCGAAGAAGAAGCCTTGACACGTCGAAAACAGCTAATGAAATTTAATCCTCAGGAGATTCCTAGTCGGGTAAGTTATCTAGGGTCAATGATCGGTTTACCCTTATCAGTAAACTCGATAGATATTGATAAGGCATTACCTGCTGACTTGTTGAAGAATGCATATGCTCAGCGAGTGGACCCACGATCACCAAAAGCCTTGAAATTACTGCAGCAAGGGCTATCCATTCGCGATGTTCTTGCCCATGGGGTCATTAATTATCATCCTGTCGTTGCAGGAACACCCACACAAGTTGCTGATTTTTTAGAAGAATGGTTTTTGGCTGAAGCGTGTGACGGTTTCTCGGTCGTCCCCGATATAGCTTTTGATGGTGTTGCGGATTTTGTAGAGCAGGTTGTGCCACTCTTACAGGAACGTGGTTTGTTTCACACCGAGTACGAAGGGAAGACCCTTCGCGAGAACATGGGCGTTCCCTATGAATATGGGATGCGGGTGTTGAAATAA
- a CDS encoding winged helix-turn-helix transcriptional regulator, translated as MRVCNEGFEQEFIDENSDMYAIAFTQNVLSGRWKYFILWYLKDETRRYSDIKKFLGDLSQGSLTKQLKELENDGVIQRDIYPEVPPRVEYSLTEKGIKLLPILEKMEDFGKEFGGNR; from the coding sequence ATGAGGGTTTGTAATGAAGGATTTGAACAGGAGTTCATCGATGAAAATAGTGATATGTACGCGATAGCCTTTACGCAGAATGTACTTTCCGGACGCTGGAAGTATTTTATATTATGGTATCTAAAAGATGAAACACGTCGTTATTCGGACATCAAAAAATTCCTTGGGGATCTCTCTCAGGGCTCACTTACCAAGCAACTTAAGGAATTAGAGAATGATGGCGTTATTCAACGTGATATTTATCCGGAAGTTCCTCCACGAGTTGAGTACTCGTTGACAGAAAAGGGAATAAAGTTACTTCCCATCCTTGAAAAGATGGAGGACTTCGGTAAAGAATTCGGTGGAAACAGGTAA